In Flavobacterium sp. WV_118_3, one DNA window encodes the following:
- the rpsJ gene encoding 30S ribosomal protein S10, protein MSQKIRIKLKSYDHNLVDKSAEKIVKTVKSTGAVVTGPIPLPTHKKIFTVLRSPHVNKKSREQFEVSSYKRLLDIYSSSSKTIDALMKLELPSGVEVEIKV, encoded by the coding sequence ATGAGTCAAAAAATCAGAATAAAATTAAAGTCTTACGATCACAACTTAGTAGATAAATCTGCTGAGAAAATCGTAAAAACTGTAAAAAGTACAGGAGCTGTGGTAACTGGTCCAATTCCGTTGCCTACGCACAAAAAGATTTTCACTGTGTTACGTTCTCCACACGTAAACAAAAAATCAAGAGAGCAATTCGAAGTGAGTTCATACAAAAGATTATTAGATATCTATTCTTCATCTTCTAAAACAATTGACGCTCTAATGAAGTTAGAGTTGCCAAGCGGAGTTGAGGTAGAAATCAAAGTGTGA
- the rplC gene encoding 50S ribosomal protein L3 — translation MSGLIGRKIGMTSIFDENGKNIPCTVIEAGPCVVTQVRTNEVDGYEALQLGFDDKTEKHATKAELGHFKKAGTVAKKKVVEFQDFVTEHKLGDVITVDVFNEGEFVDVVGVSKGKGFQGVVKRHGFGGVGQATHGQHNRLRAPGSVGASSYPSRVFKGMRMAGRTGGENVTVQNLRVLKVVAEKNLLLVKGAIPGHKNSYVIIQK, via the coding sequence ATGTCTGGGTTAATTGGTAGAAAAATCGGCATGACTAGCATTTTCGACGAGAACGGGAAAAATATTCCTTGTACAGTTATCGAAGCTGGTCCATGCGTTGTTACCCAAGTCAGAACCAATGAGGTTGACGGGTATGAAGCGTTACAACTTGGTTTCGATGACAAAACAGAAAAACACGCTACTAAAGCTGAGCTAGGTCACTTTAAAAAAGCGGGAACTGTTGCGAAAAAGAAAGTCGTTGAATTCCAGGATTTTGTAACGGAGCACAAATTAGGTGATGTGATCACTGTTGATGTGTTCAACGAAGGTGAGTTTGTGGACGTGGTAGGCGTTTCAAAAGGTAAAGGTTTCCAGGGGGTTGTTAAACGTCACGGTTTTGGTGGTGTTGGACAAGCTACTCATGGTCAGCACAACCGTTTGAGAGCACCAGGTTCTGTTGGAGCATCATCTTATCCATCTAGAGTATTCAAAGGGATGCGTATGGCTGGAAGAACAGGAGGAGAAAATGTAACAGTTCAAAACCTTAGAGTTTTAAAAGTAGTGGCTGAAAAGAACTTACTTTTAGTTAAAGGAGCTATTCCTGGACACAAAAACTCTTACGTAATCATTCAAAAGTAA
- the rplD gene encoding 50S ribosomal protein L4 has protein sequence MEVKVLDINGKDTGRTVQLADSVFAIEPNNHAVYLDVKQYLANQRQGTHKAKERAEVTGSTRKVKKQKGTGTARAGSVKSPLFKGGGTVFGPRQRSYSFKLNKTLKRLARKSAFSIKASESNLVVLEDFTFEAPNTKNFINVLKALGLENKKSLFVLGESNKNVYLSSRNLKASTVVTTSELSTYAILNANSLVLLEGSLEGIEENLSK, from the coding sequence ATGGAAGTAAAAGTATTAGATATCAACGGAAAAGATACAGGTCGTACAGTACAACTTGCTGACTCTGTATTCGCAATTGAGCCTAATAACCATGCGGTATATCTTGATGTTAAACAATATTTAGCAAATCAAAGACAAGGTACTCACAAAGCTAAAGAAAGAGCTGAAGTAACCGGAAGTACCCGTAAGGTTAAAAAACAAAAAGGAACTGGTACTGCTCGTGCGGGAAGTGTTAAGTCTCCTTTGTTCAAAGGTGGAGGTACAGTTTTCGGTCCTAGACAAAGAAGCTACTCTTTTAAATTGAACAAAACTTTAAAGAGATTGGCTCGTAAATCGGCTTTCTCAATTAAAGCAAGTGAGTCCAATTTAGTGGTTCTTGAAGACTTTACATTTGAAGCACCAAACACTAAAAATTTCATTAACGTATTGAAAGCTTTAGGGTTAGAAAACAAAAAATCTTTATTTGTGTTGGGTGAATCAAATAAAAATGTATATTTGTCGTCACGCAATTTAAAGGCTTCTACTGTTGTAACTACTTCAGAATTAAGTACTTATGCTATTTTAAATGCAAATAGTTTAGTGCTTTTAGAAGGTTCATTAGAAGGAATTGAAGAAAATTTAAGCAAATAA
- the rplW gene encoding 50S ribosomal protein L23 produces the protein MSIIIKPIITEKITKDGEVFNRFGFVVDKKANKIQIKNAVEAAYGVNVVAVNTMNYRADRTVKYTKSGLISGKTNAYKKAVVQVQEGETIDFYNNI, from the coding sequence ATGAGTATCATAATTAAACCTATCATTACTGAAAAAATTACCAAAGACGGAGAAGTTTTCAACCGCTTTGGTTTCGTTGTTGATAAAAAAGCGAACAAAATTCAAATCAAAAATGCTGTTGAAGCGGCTTATGGTGTGAATGTGGTAGCTGTGAATACAATGAATTACAGAGCTGATAGAACGGTTAAATACACTAAGAGTGGTTTAATCAGTGGAAAGACTAATGCTTACAAAAAAGCGGTAGTTCAAGTACAAGAAGGAGAAACAATAGATTTTTATAATAATATCTAA
- the rplB gene encoding 50S ribosomal protein L2: MSVRKLKPITPGQRFRVVNSFDTITTDKPERSLIAPKKNSGGRNSQGKMTMRYTGGGHKQKYRIIDFKRTKVGIPATVKTIEYDPNRSAFISLLHYADGAKTYIIAQNGLQVGQTVVSGPEAAPEIGNTLPLSKIPLGTVISCIELRPGQGAVIARSAGTFAQLMARDGKYATIKMPSGETRLILLTCSATIGAVSNSDHQLIVSGKAGRSRWLGRRPRTRPVAMNPVDHPMGGGEGRSSGGHPRSRKGLPAKGYRTRSKVNPSNKYIVERRKK; encoded by the coding sequence ATGTCAGTTAGAAAATTAAAACCTATTACCCCGGGTCAGCGTTTTAGAGTTGTGAATAGCTTTGACACTATTACAACTGATAAGCCGGAGCGTTCTTTGATCGCACCGAAAAAAAACTCTGGAGGTAGAAATAGTCAAGGAAAGATGACCATGCGCTACACAGGTGGTGGTCACAAACAAAAGTATCGTATCATCGATTTTAAAAGAACTAAAGTAGGAATTCCTGCAACAGTTAAAACAATCGAATATGATCCGAATCGTTCAGCGTTCATTTCGTTATTACACTATGCAGATGGTGCTAAAACGTATATCATCGCTCAAAATGGTTTACAAGTAGGACAAACTGTAGTTTCTGGTCCGGAAGCGGCTCCAGAAATTGGTAATACTTTACCTTTAAGTAAAATTCCTCTAGGAACTGTTATTTCTTGTATTGAGTTAAGACCAGGACAAGGTGCGGTTATCGCTCGTTCGGCTGGTACTTTTGCTCAGTTAATGGCGAGAGACGGTAAATATGCTACAATCAAAATGCCTTCAGGTGAAACAAGATTAATCTTGTTAACGTGTTCTGCAACAATTGGAGCAGTATCTAACTCAGACCACCAATTGATCGTTTCCGGTAAAGCTGGTAGATCAAGATGGTTAGGTAGAAGACCGAGAACAAGACCGGTAGCTATGAACCCAGTAGATCACCCAATGGGTGGTGGAGAAGGACGTTCTTCTGGAGGACATCCACGTTCAAGAAAAGGTTTACCTGCTAAAGGTTATAGAACTCGTTCTAAAGTTAACCCGAGTAATAAGTATATCGTAGAACGTAGAAAGAAATAA
- the rpsS gene encoding 30S ribosomal protein S19 gives MARSLKKGPFVHYKLDKKVQENIEKGNKGVVKTWSRASMITPDFVGQTIAVHNGRQFVPVYVTENMVGHKLGEFSPTRSFRGHAGAKNKGKK, from the coding sequence ATGGCACGTTCATTAAAAAAAGGACCTTTTGTACACTATAAATTAGATAAAAAAGTTCAGGAAAACATCGAGAAAGGTAACAAAGGAGTAGTAAAGACTTGGTCTAGAGCTTCTATGATTACTCCGGATTTTGTTGGACAAACTATCGCAGTTCACAACGGTCGTCAATTTGTACCTGTTTACGTAACAGAAAACATGGTAGGTCATAAATTAGGAGAGTTTTCGCCAACAAGATCTTTTAGAGGTCATGCTGGAGCTAAAAATAAAGGTAAAAAATAA
- the rplV gene encoding 50S ribosomal protein L22: protein MGVRKRERAEQIKEANKQIAFAKLNNCPTSPRKMRLVADLVRGQKVEKALNILRFSSKEASRKLEKLLLSAIANWQAKNADANMEEAGLFVKEIRVDGGMMLKRLRPAPQGRAHRIRKRSNHVTIVIGDINNTQSN from the coding sequence ATGGGAGTTCGTAAAAGAGAAAGAGCCGAGCAGATTAAAGAAGCTAATAAGCAAATCGCATTTGCTAAGCTAAATAACTGCCCTACTTCACCTAGAAAAATGCGCTTAGTGGCAGATTTAGTTAGAGGTCAGAAGGTAGAAAAAGCTCTTAATATATTAAGATTTAGTTCAAAAGAAGCTTCTCGTAAATTAGAGAAACTGTTGTTATCGGCTATCGCTAACTGGCAAGCTAAAAACGCAGACGCTAATATGGAAGAAGCTGGCTTATTTGTAAAAGAGATCCGTGTTGATGGTGGTATGATGTTAAAAAGACTTCGTCCAGCTCCACAAGGTCGCGCGCACAGAATCAGAAAACGTTCTAACCACGTTACAATCGTGATTGGAGATATTAATAACACACAAAGCAATTAA
- the rpsC gene encoding 30S ribosomal protein S3: protein MGQKTNPIGNRLGIIRGWDSNWYGGNDYGDKLAEDHKIRKYIHARLSKASVSKVIIERTLKLVTVTITTARPGIIIGKGGQEVDKLKEELKKITDKEVQINIFEIKRPELDAYLVGTSIARQIESRISYRRAIKMAIAAAMRMNAEGIKVMISGRLNGAEMARSEMFKEGRIPLSTFRADIDYSLAEAHTTYGRMGIKVWIMKGEVYGKRDLSPLVGMDKKQSKPSGSSPAKGNGRPNQRKRK from the coding sequence ATGGGACAAAAGACAAATCCAATCGGAAATCGCCTTGGTATCATCAGAGGATGGGATTCTAACTGGTATGGTGGAAATGACTACGGTGATAAACTTGCCGAAGACCACAAAATCAGAAAGTACATTCATGCTCGTTTATCAAAAGCTAGTGTATCTAAAGTAATCATCGAGAGAACTTTAAAACTTGTAACCGTTACTATCACTACTGCCAGACCTGGTATCATTATCGGAAAAGGTGGACAAGAGGTAGACAAGTTAAAAGAGGAGCTTAAGAAAATTACTGACAAAGAGGTTCAAATCAATATCTTTGAAATTAAAAGACCAGAACTTGATGCTTACTTAGTAGGTACAAGTATCGCGCGTCAGATCGAAAGTCGTATTTCGTACAGACGTGCTATCAAAATGGCTATTGCTGCTGCTATGCGTATGAACGCTGAAGGTATCAAAGTTATGATCTCTGGTCGTTTGAATGGTGCTGAAATGGCACGTTCAGAAATGTTCAAAGAAGGACGTATTCCTCTATCAACTTTCAGAGCTGACATCGATTACTCACTTGCTGAAGCACATACTACTTACGGTAGAATGGGAATCAAAGTGTGGATCATGAAAGGTGAAGTTTACGGTAAGAGAGATCTTTCTCCGTTAGTAGGTATGGACAAAAAACAGTCTAAACCTTCAGGATCTTCTCCTGCAAAAGGAAATGGTAGACCAAACCAACGCAAAAGAAAGTAA
- the rplP gene encoding 50S ribosomal protein L16: MLQPKRTKYRKVQKGKMKGISQRGHELSNGMFGIKSLDSTFITSRQIEAARIAATRYMKREGQLWIKIFPDKPITKKPLEVRMGKGKGAVEYWAAVVKPGRIMFEVGGVPLSVAKEALRLAAQKLPVKTKFIVARDFEA, from the coding sequence ATGTTACAGCCTAAAAGAACAAAATACCGTAAGGTACAGAAGGGTAAAATGAAAGGCATTTCTCAAAGAGGACATGAACTTTCTAATGGAATGTTTGGTATTAAATCTTTAGATTCAACTTTCATTACTTCTCGTCAAATCGAAGCAGCTCGTATTGCTGCAACGCGTTACATGAAAAGAGAAGGTCAGTTGTGGATTAAAATTTTCCCAGACAAGCCTATCACCAAGAAACCTCTTGAAGTACGTATGGGTAAAGGTAAAGGTGCAGTTGAATATTGGGCTGCAGTTGTGAAACCTGGAAGAATTATGTTTGAAGTTGGAGGCGTGCCTCTATCTGTAGCAAAAGAGGCGTTACGTCTTGCTGCTCAAAAACTTCCTGTTAAAACTAAGTTTATCGTTGCTAGAGATTTCGAAGCATAA
- the rpmC gene encoding 50S ribosomal protein L29 — translation MKQSEIKNLSAAELQGQLSQLKKTYADLKTAHAISPIENPLQLRTVRRAIARVATELSKRELQ, via the coding sequence ATGAAACAATCAGAAATTAAAAATCTATCTGCAGCTGAGTTACAAGGACAACTTAGTCAGTTAAAGAAGACATATGCCGACCTAAAAACAGCTCACGCTATTTCTCCAATTGAAAATCCATTACAGTTAAGAACTGTAAGAAGAGCAATTGCTAGAGTAGCTACTGAGTTAAGCAAAAGAGAGTTACAATAA
- the rpsQ gene encoding 30S ribosomal protein S17, giving the protein MEKRNLRKERIGVVTSNKMEKSIVVSETRKVKHPLYGKFVLKTKKYVAHDETNDCNIGDTVRIMETRPLSKSKCWRLVEIIERAK; this is encoded by the coding sequence ATGGAAAAAAGAAATTTAAGAAAAGAAAGAATTGGTGTTGTTACTAGTAACAAAATGGAAAAATCTATTGTTGTTTCTGAAACAAGAAAAGTAAAACACCCATTATATGGTAAGTTCGTGTTAAAAACGAAAAAATACGTTGCACACGACGAAACAAACGATTGCAACATTGGAGATACTGTACGAATCATGGAAACACGTCCGTTAAGTAAATCGAAATGTTGGAGATTAGTTGAAATCATTGAAAGAGCGAAATAA
- the rplN gene encoding 50S ribosomal protein L14 has product MVQQESRLKVADNTGAKEVLTIRVLGGTKRRYASVGDKIVVSIKDATPNGNVKKGAVSTAVVVRTKKEVRRADGSYIRFDDNACVLLNAAGEMRGTRVFGPVARELREKQFMKIVSLAPEVL; this is encoded by the coding sequence ATGGTACAACAGGAATCTAGATTAAAAGTAGCAGATAACACGGGAGCTAAAGAAGTTTTAACTATCCGTGTTTTAGGAGGAACGAAACGTCGTTATGCCTCTGTTGGAGATAAAATTGTAGTGTCTATTAAAGATGCAACACCTAACGGTAACGTTAAAAAAGGTGCTGTTTCCACTGCAGTTGTTGTACGTACCAAAAAAGAAGTGCGAAGAGCCGATGGTTCATACATCAGATTTGACGATAACGCTTGCGTATTGTTAAACGCTGCTGGTGAAATGAGAGGTACTCGTGTTTTTGGTCCGGTAGCCAGAGAACTTCGTGAAAAACAATTCATGAAAATTGTATCATTAGCACCAGAAGTGCTTTAA
- the rplX gene encoding 50S ribosomal protein L24 — MMKLKIKSGDIVKVIAGDHKGAEGKVLRVLREKNKAIIEGINMVSKHTKPSAKNPQGGIVKKEAPIHISNIALIDPKTKSATKVGVKVEGDKKVRISKKSNQVL; from the coding sequence ATGATGAAGCTAAAAATAAAATCAGGAGATATCGTAAAAGTAATCGCCGGTGACCATAAAGGTGCTGAAGGTAAAGTTTTACGTGTACTTCGCGAGAAAAACAAAGCGATTATTGAAGGTATCAACATGGTTTCGAAACATACGAAACCAAGTGCTAAAAACCCTCAAGGTGGTATCGTGAAAAAAGAAGCTCCTATTCATATCTCTAACATCGCTTTAATCGACCCTAAAACTAAGTCTGCGACTAAAGTTGGGGTGAAAGTTGAAGGAGATAAGAAAGTGAGAATTTCTAAAAAATCTAATCAAGTATTGTAG
- the rplE gene encoding 50S ribosomal protein L5 produces the protein MAYIPRLKEEYKSRVIAALTEEYGYKNVMMVPKLEKIVVSRGVGAAVSDKKLVDHAVEELTKITGQKAVSTISKKDVASFKLRKGMPIGAKVTLRGERMYEFLDRLITSALPRVRDFGGIKATGFDGRGNYNLGVLEQIIFPEIDIDKVNKIAGFDITFVTSASTDKEAKSLLTQLGLPFKKN, from the coding sequence ATGGCTTATATACCTAGACTAAAAGAAGAATATAAGAGTCGCGTTATCGCAGCTCTTACTGAAGAATACGGTTACAAAAACGTAATGATGGTTCCTAAACTTGAAAAAATCGTTGTAAGCCGTGGTGTTGGAGCAGCTGTATCAGATAAGAAATTAGTAGATCATGCTGTTGAGGAGCTAACAAAAATTACGGGTCAGAAAGCAGTTTCTACCATTTCTAAAAAAGACGTTGCTTCTTTCAAATTAAGAAAAGGAATGCCTATTGGTGCTAAAGTAACTCTACGTGGAGAAAGAATGTATGAATTTCTTGATCGTTTGATCACTTCTGCATTACCACGTGTAAGAGATTTCGGCGGTATCAAAGCAACCGGATTCGATGGTAGAGGTAATTACAACTTAGGTGTTTTGGAACAAATCATTTTCCCGGAAATTGATATTGATAAAGTAAACAAAATTGCCGGATTTGATATTACTTTCGTAACTTCGGCGTCGACAGACAAAGAAGCGAAGTCATTGTTAACACAATTAGGATTACCTTTTAAAAAGAATTAA
- the rpsN gene encoding 30S ribosomal protein S14 yields the protein MAKESMKAREVKRQALVDKYAEKRKALLEAGDYEGLQKLPKNASPVRLHNRCKLTGRPRGYMRQFGISRVTFREMANNGLIPGVRKASW from the coding sequence ATGGCTAAAGAATCAATGAAAGCCCGCGAGGTGAAAAGACAAGCTTTGGTAGACAAGTATGCTGAAAAAAGAAAAGCTTTATTAGAAGCTGGAGATTATGAAGGCTTACAAAAATTACCAAAAAATGCTTCTCCTGTACGTCTACACAACCGTTGTAAATTAACAGGAAGACCAAGAGGGTATATGCGTCAATTCGGTATTTCACGTGTAACTTTCCGTGAAATGGCTAACAATGGATTGATCCCAGGGGTTAGAAAAGCTAGCTGGTAA
- the rpsH gene encoding 30S ribosomal protein S8, translated as MYTDPIADFLTRIRNAVRANHKVVEIPASNMKKEITKILFDQGYILSYKFEDSTVQGTIKIALKYDKETKEAVIKDIQRISKPGLRKYAGAAKLPRILNGLGIAIVSTSKGLMTGKQAKQLNVGGEVICYVY; from the coding sequence ATGTATACAGATCCTATCGCAGATTTCTTAACAAGAATCAGAAATGCCGTAAGAGCTAACCACAAAGTGGTAGAAATCCCGGCTTCTAACATGAAAAAAGAAATCACAAAAATTTTATTCGATCAAGGATATATTTTAAGTTACAAATTTGAAGACAGTACTGTTCAAGGTACTATCAAAATTGCTCTTAAGTACGACAAAGAGACTAAAGAGGCTGTAATTAAAGATATCCAAAGAATTAGTAAACCAGGTTTACGTAAGTACGCAGGTGCTGCCAAACTACCTAGAATCTTAAATGGTTTAGGTATCGCTATCGTTTCTACATCTAAAGGTCTTATGACTGGGAAACAAGCGAAACAATTGAATGT